From a region of the Budorcas taxicolor isolate Tak-1 chromosome 9, Takin1.1, whole genome shotgun sequence genome:
- the RNF146 gene encoding E3 ubiquitin-protein ligase RNF146 isoform X1 — MQVGSLGQEDPLEAGVATHSSMLAWRTPWTEEARKLQSMRSQSWTRLKQQHTCTGMAGCGEIDHSINMLPTNRKANEACSNTAPSLTVPECAICLQTCVHPVSLPCKHVFCYLCVKGASWLGKRCALCRQEIPEDFLDKPTLLSPEELKAASRGNGEYAWYYEGRNGWWQYDERTSRELEDAFSKGKKSTEMLIAGFLYVADLENMVQYRRNEHGRRRKIKRDIIDIPKKGVAGLRLDCDANTVNLARESSADGADSAPAQSGASVQSSSVRPLASVDGQLTSPATPSPAAGASLEDSFAHLQLGGDSIAERSHRGEGEEHESPSSGRVPAPDTSTEETESDASSDSEDVSALVAQHSLTQQRLLVPNPNQTVSDRSATDRSVAAGGTVSVRSRRPDGQCTVTEV, encoded by the exons atgcaggttggatccctgggtcaggaagatcccctggaggcgggcgtggcaacccactccagtatgcttgcctggagaaccccatggacagaggaggctcgcaagctgcagtccatgaggtcacagagttggacacgactgaagcagcagcacacatgcacagg gATGGCTGGCTGTGGAGAAATTGATCACTCTATAAACATGCTTCCTACGAACAGGAAAGCAAATGAGGCCTGTTCTAATACTGCACCTTCTCTAACTGTCCCTGAATGTGCCATTTGTCTGCAAACATGTGTTCACCCAGTCAGTCTGCCTTGTAAGCATGTTTTCTGCTATCTGTGTGTGAAGGGAGCTTCATGGCTCGGAAAGCGATGTGCCCTCTGTCGACAAGAAATTCCCGAAGATTTCCTTGATAAGCCAACGTTGTTGTCACCAGAAGAACTCAAGGCAGCAAGCAGAGGAAACGGTGAATATGCTTGGTATTATGAAGGACGAAATGGGTGGTGGCAGTATGACGAGCGCACTAGCAGAGAGCTGGAAGATGCTTTTTCCAAAGGTAAAAAGAGCACTGAAATGTTGATTGCCGGGTTTCTGTATGTTGCCGATCTTGAAAATATGGTACAGTATAGGAGAAACGAACATGGACGTCGCAGGAAGATCAAGCGGGATATAATAGATATACCAAAGAAAGGAGTAGCCGGACTTAGGCTGGACTGTGACGCTAATACCGTAAACCTAGCGAGAGAGAGCTCTGCGGACGGGGCGGACAGTGCGCCGGCTCAGAGTGGCGCTTCTGTCCAGTCGTCGTCTGTGAGGCCCCTGGCGTCAGTCGATGGTCAGCTAACAAGCCCCGCCACGCCATCCCCTGCTGCAGGCGCTTCTCTGGAAGACTCTTTTGCACATTTACAACTTGGTGGAGACAGCATAGCGGAAAGGAGTCAtagaggggaaggagaagagcATGAGTCACCATCTTCAGGCAGGGTACCAGCACCAGACACTTCGACTGAAGAAACCGAATCCGATGCCAGTAGTGACAGTGAGGATGTATCTGCGCTTGTTGCACAACACTCCTTGACCCAACAGAGACTTTTGGTTCCTAATCCAAACCAGACAGTATCTGATCGATCAGCAACTGATCGGTCAGTGGCAGCGGGTGGAACAGTGAGTGTCAGATCTCGAAGGCCTGATGGACAGTGCACAGTAACGGAAGTTTAA
- the RNF146 gene encoding E3 ubiquitin-protein ligase RNF146 isoform X2, whose translation MMAGCGEIDHSINMLPTNRKANEACSNTAPSLTVPECAICLQTCVHPVSLPCKHVFCYLCVKGASWLGKRCALCRQEIPEDFLDKPTLLSPEELKAASRGNGEYAWYYEGRNGWWQYDERTSRELEDAFSKGKKSTEMLIAGFLYVADLENMVQYRRNEHGRRRKIKRDIIDIPKKGVAGLRLDCDANTVNLARESSADGADSAPAQSGASVQSSSVRPLASVDGQLTSPATPSPAAGASLEDSFAHLQLGGDSIAERSHRGEGEEHESPSSGRVPAPDTSTEETESDASSDSEDVSALVAQHSLTQQRLLVPNPNQTVSDRSATDRSVAAGGTVSVRSRRPDGQCTVTEV comes from the coding sequence gATGGCTGGCTGTGGAGAAATTGATCACTCTATAAACATGCTTCCTACGAACAGGAAAGCAAATGAGGCCTGTTCTAATACTGCACCTTCTCTAACTGTCCCTGAATGTGCCATTTGTCTGCAAACATGTGTTCACCCAGTCAGTCTGCCTTGTAAGCATGTTTTCTGCTATCTGTGTGTGAAGGGAGCTTCATGGCTCGGAAAGCGATGTGCCCTCTGTCGACAAGAAATTCCCGAAGATTTCCTTGATAAGCCAACGTTGTTGTCACCAGAAGAACTCAAGGCAGCAAGCAGAGGAAACGGTGAATATGCTTGGTATTATGAAGGACGAAATGGGTGGTGGCAGTATGACGAGCGCACTAGCAGAGAGCTGGAAGATGCTTTTTCCAAAGGTAAAAAGAGCACTGAAATGTTGATTGCCGGGTTTCTGTATGTTGCCGATCTTGAAAATATGGTACAGTATAGGAGAAACGAACATGGACGTCGCAGGAAGATCAAGCGGGATATAATAGATATACCAAAGAAAGGAGTAGCCGGACTTAGGCTGGACTGTGACGCTAATACCGTAAACCTAGCGAGAGAGAGCTCTGCGGACGGGGCGGACAGTGCGCCGGCTCAGAGTGGCGCTTCTGTCCAGTCGTCGTCTGTGAGGCCCCTGGCGTCAGTCGATGGTCAGCTAACAAGCCCCGCCACGCCATCCCCTGCTGCAGGCGCTTCTCTGGAAGACTCTTTTGCACATTTACAACTTGGTGGAGACAGCATAGCGGAAAGGAGTCAtagaggggaaggagaagagcATGAGTCACCATCTTCAGGCAGGGTACCAGCACCAGACACTTCGACTGAAGAAACCGAATCCGATGCCAGTAGTGACAGTGAGGATGTATCTGCGCTTGTTGCACAACACTCCTTGACCCAACAGAGACTTTTGGTTCCTAATCCAAACCAGACAGTATCTGATCGATCAGCAACTGATCGGTCAGTGGCAGCGGGTGGAACAGTGAGTGTCAGATCTCGAAGGCCTGATGGACAGTGCACAGTAACGGAAGTTTAA